One genomic region from Sorangium aterium encodes:
- a CDS encoding HAMP domain-containing protein, whose protein sequence is MQSNNIAATSKDKHGSGASKKSPPRKRGANGSHLDVREMQLQAVLEVLKAVKAGNFSARVGIGEVPGTIGQIADEVNDVVQQLQTVGSEITRVAREVGTEGKLGAQAEVQGVSGTWKDLTDNVNVLAGNLTNQVRNIAVVTTAVANGDLSKQITVEAKGEILELKNTINKMVEQLRAFASEVTRVAREVGTEGKLGAQAEVRGVSGTWKDLTDNVNVLAGNLTNQVRNIAVVTTAVANGDLSKQITVEAKGEILELKNTINKMVEQLRAFASEVTRVAREVGTEGKLGAQAEVRGVSGTWKDLTDNVNVLAGNLTNQVRNIAVVTTAVANGDLSKQITVEAKGEILELKNTINKMVEQLRTFAAEVTRVAREVGTDGKLGGQAQVPGVAGTWKDLTDNVNQLAGNLTNQVRNIALVTTAVAKGDLSQKITAEAKGEILELKDTINKMVEQLRAFASEVTRVAREVGTEGKLGAQAEVRGVSGTWKDLTDNVNVLAGNLTNQVRNIALVTKAVASGDLSQKIAVEAKGEILELKDTINKMVDQLRAFAAEVTRVAREVGTDGKLGGQAQVPGVAGTWKDLTDNVNQLAGNLTNQVRNIALVTKAVASGDLSQKITVEAKGEILELKDTINKMVDQLRAFAAEVTRVAREVGTEGKLGGQAQVPGVSGTWKDLTENVNVMASNLTSQVRGIAKVVTAVANGDLRQKLALEAKGEIASLADTINDMTYTLRVFAEQVTTVAREVGIEGKLGGQAKVPGAAGTWRDLTDNVNQLAGNLTTQVRAIAEVATAVTKGDLTRAISVEAQGEVLQLKDNINQMISNLRDTTRANQEQDWLKTNLARFSGMMAGQRTIEALSRLIMSEVTPLVSAQHGAFYVLESEEKYPALKLTSSYAFQKRKGISNRFALGEGLVGQCGLEKKSIVVTDLPDDYIRVSSGLGDAPPRNICVLPVLFEGGLKAVIELASFQNFTPIHLTFLEQLTQSIGVVFNMIGASMRTEELLQELQRSNTELGSRSQELEEKASELEIKNREIARASASLEEKARELSRTSKYKSEFLANMSHELRTPLNSLLILARILADNEEHTLTSKQVEYAKTIAAAGQDLLQLINEILDLSKIEAGKIDVKTQRVLLSELAEYVERSFRQIAEQKELEFWVRVATGVPAGIMTDLQRLQQILKNLLSNAFKFTSSGRISLEIEVASKALTFKRETLIKAKTVVAFAVTDTGIGIPAEKQTLIFDAFQQADASTSRTYGGTGLGLTISRELASLLGGEILLNSTPGLGSKFTLYLPAERTEQKGTRPARAELTEPVAPLLTNGTSSVALAGRSVLVIDDDARNVFAITSLLERRGAHVVLAENARHGIEILRDADSPIDIVLMDIMMPELDGYEATREIRSDPRFNELPIIAVTAKAMPEDRQKCLDAGLNDFVAKPVDEGRLMSTILHWVRPD, encoded by the coding sequence ATGCAATCGAACAACATCGCGGCGACCTCGAAGGACAAGCACGGGAGCGGGGCGAGCAAGAAGTCGCCGCCCCGCAAGCGCGGCGCCAACGGGAGCCACCTGGATGTGCGGGAGATGCAGCTCCAGGCGGTGCTGGAGGTGCTCAAGGCGGTGAAGGCCGGCAACTTCTCCGCGCGCGTCGGCATCGGCGAGGTGCCGGGGACGATCGGTCAGATCGCCGATGAGGTGAACGACGTCGTCCAGCAGCTGCAGACCGTCGGCTCGGAGATCACGCGCGTGGCGCGCGAGGTAGGCACGGAGGGCAAGCTGGGCGCGCAGGCGGAGGTGCAGGGCGTCAGCGGGACGTGGAAGGACCTCACGGACAACGTGAATGTCCTCGCGGGCAACCTGACGAACCAGGTGCGCAACATCGCGGTCGTGACGACGGCGGTGGCGAACGGCGACCTGTCGAAGCAGATCACGGTCGAGGCGAAGGGGGAGATCCTCGAGCTGAAGAACACCATCAACAAGATGGTGGAGCAGCTGCGCGCGTTCGCGTCGGAGGTGACGCGCGTCGCGCGCGAGGTAGGCACGGAGGGCAAGCTGGGCGCGCAGGCGGAGGTGCGCGGCGTCAGCGGGACGTGGAAGGACCTCACGGACAACGTGAATGTCCTCGCGGGCAACCTGACGAACCAGGTGCGCAACATCGCGGTCGTGACGACGGCGGTGGCGAACGGCGACCTGTCGAAGCAGATCACGGTCGAGGCGAAGGGGGAGATCCTCGAGCTGAAGAACACCATCAACAAGATGGTGGAGCAGCTGCGCGCGTTCGCGTCGGAGGTGACGCGCGTGGCGCGCGAGGTAGGCACCGAGGGCAAGCTGGGCGCGCAGGCGGAGGTGCGCGGCGTCAGCGGGACGTGGAAGGACCTCACGGACAACGTGAATGTCCTCGCGGGCAACCTGACGAACCAGGTGCGCAACATCGCGGTCGTGACGACGGCGGTGGCGAACGGCGACCTGTCGAAGCAGATCACGGTCGAGGCGAAGGGGGAGATCCTCGAGCTGAAGAACACCATCAACAAGATGGTGGAGCAGCTCCGGACGTTCGCCGCGGAGGTGACGCGCGTCGCGCGCGAGGTAGGCACGGACGGCAAGCTCGGCGGCCAGGCGCAGGTGCCGGGCGTCGCCGGCACGTGGAAGGACCTCACCGACAACGTGAACCAGCTCGCGGGCAACCTGACGAACCAGGTGCGCAACATCGCCCTCGTCACGACGGCCGTCGCCAAGGGCGATCTCTCTCAGAAGATCACCGCCGAGGCGAAGGGGGAGATCCTCGAGCTGAAGGACACCATCAACAAGATGGTGGAGCAGCTGCGCGCGTTCGCGTCGGAGGTGACGCGCGTCGCGCGCGAGGTAGGCACGGAGGGCAAGCTGGGCGCGCAGGCGGAGGTGCGCGGCGTCAGCGGGACGTGGAAGGACCTCACGGACAACGTGAATGTCCTCGCGGGCAACCTGACGAACCAGGTGCGCAACATCGCCCTCGTCACGAAGGCGGTCGCGAGCGGTGACCTGTCCCAGAAGATCGCGGTCGAGGCCAAGGGGGAGATCCTCGAGCTGAAGGACACCATCAACAAGATGGTCGATCAGCTGCGCGCGTTCGCCGCGGAGGTGACGCGCGTCGCGCGCGAGGTAGGCACGGACGGCAAGCTCGGCGGCCAGGCGCAGGTGCCGGGCGTCGCCGGCACGTGGAAGGACCTCACCGACAACGTGAACCAGCTCGCGGGCAACCTGACGAACCAGGTGCGCAACATCGCCCTCGTCACGAAGGCGGTCGCGAGCGGCGACCTGTCCCAGAAGATCACGGTCGAGGCCAAGGGGGAGATCCTCGAGCTGAAGGACACCATCAACAAGATGGTCGATCAGCTGCGCGCGTTCGCCGCGGAGGTGACGCGCGTCGCGCGCGAGGTAGGCACCGAGGGCAAGCTCGGCGGCCAGGCGCAGGTGCCCGGGGTCTCCGGCACGTGGAAGGACCTGACGGAGAACGTCAACGTCATGGCCTCGAACCTCACCTCGCAGGTGCGCGGCATCGCCAAGGTCGTGACCGCGGTCGCGAACGGCGATCTCCGCCAGAAGCTCGCCCTGGAGGCCAAGGGCGAGATCGCGTCGCTGGCGGACACCATCAACGACATGACCTACACGCTCCGCGTGTTCGCCGAGCAGGTGACCACGGTCGCGCGCGAGGTCGGCATCGAGGGCAAGCTCGGCGGCCAGGCCAAGGTGCCCGGCGCGGCCGGCACGTGGAGGGACCTCACCGACAACGTGAACCAGCTCGCGGGCAACCTCACCACGCAGGTGCGCGCCATCGCCGAGGTCGCGACCGCCGTGACGAAGGGCGACCTCACGCGGGCCATCTCGGTCGAGGCGCAGGGCGAGGTCCTCCAGCTGAAGGACAACATCAACCAGATGATCTCGAACCTGCGGGACACGACGCGCGCCAACCAGGAGCAGGACTGGCTGAAGACGAACCTGGCGCGCTTCTCCGGGATGATGGCCGGGCAGCGGACGATCGAGGCGCTCTCTCGCCTCATCATGTCCGAGGTGACGCCGCTCGTGTCGGCGCAGCACGGGGCCTTCTATGTGCTCGAGTCCGAGGAGAAGTACCCGGCGCTCAAGCTCACGTCGAGCTACGCGTTCCAGAAGCGCAAGGGCATCTCCAACCGGTTCGCGCTGGGCGAGGGGCTCGTCGGGCAGTGCGGCCTGGAGAAGAAGAGCATCGTCGTCACCGATCTCCCGGACGACTACATCCGGGTGAGCTCGGGCCTCGGCGACGCGCCGCCGCGCAACATCTGCGTCCTGCCGGTGCTCTTCGAGGGCGGCCTCAAGGCGGTCATCGAGCTGGCGAGCTTCCAGAACTTCACGCCCATCCACCTCACGTTCCTCGAGCAGCTCACGCAGTCGATCGGCGTCGTGTTCAACATGATCGGCGCCAGCATGAGGACGGAGGAGCTGCTCCAGGAGCTCCAGAGGTCCAACACCGAGCTCGGCTCGCGGTCGCAGGAGCTGGAGGAGAAGGCGTCGGAGCTCGAGATCAAGAACCGCGAGATCGCGCGCGCCAGCGCCTCTCTGGAGGAGAAGGCGAGGGAGCTGTCGCGCACGTCGAAGTACAAGTCCGAGTTCCTCGCGAACATGTCGCACGAGCTGCGCACCCCGCTGAACAGCCTGCTCATCCTCGCCAGGATCCTCGCGGACAACGAGGAGCACACGCTCACGTCGAAGCAGGTCGAGTACGCGAAGACGATCGCCGCGGCGGGGCAGGACCTCCTGCAGCTCATCAACGAGATCCTCGACCTCTCGAAGATCGAGGCCGGCAAGATCGACGTGAAGACGCAGCGGGTCTTGCTCTCCGAGCTGGCCGAGTACGTCGAGCGGAGCTTCCGGCAGATCGCCGAGCAGAAGGAGCTCGAGTTCTGGGTCCGGGTCGCGACCGGCGTCCCCGCGGGGATCATGACGGATCTGCAGCGGCTCCAGCAGATCCTGAAGAACCTGCTGTCCAACGCGTTCAAGTTCACGTCGTCCGGGCGGATCTCGCTCGAGATCGAGGTGGCCAGCAAGGCGCTCACGTTCAAGCGGGAGACGCTCATCAAGGCGAAGACCGTCGTGGCGTTCGCCGTCACCGACACGGGGATCGGCATCCCGGCGGAGAAGCAGACGCTCATCTTCGACGCGTTCCAGCAGGCCGACGCGTCGACCAGCCGCACCTACGGCGGCACAGGGCTCGGCCTGACGATCAGCCGGGAGCTGGCCAGCCTGCTCGGCGGGGAGATCTTGCTGAACAGCACGCCCGGGCTCGGCAGCAAGTTCACCCTGTACCTGCCTGCGGAGCGGACGGAGCAGAAGGGGACGAGGCCGGCGCGCGCCGAGCTGACCGAGCCGGTCGCGCCGCTCCTCACGAACGGCACCTCCTCGGTCGCGCTCGCGGGGCGCAGCGTGCTCGTCATCGACGATGACGCGCGCAACGTCTTCGCGATCACGAGCCTGCTCGAGCGGCGCGGGGCGCACGTGGTCCTGGCCGAGAACGCGAGGCACGGTATCGAAATCTTGCGCGACGCCGATTCGCCCATCGATATTGTCCTCATGGACATCATGATGCCCGAGCTCGACGGCTACGAGGCGACGCGGGAGATCCGGAGCGATCCCCGCTTCAACGAGCTGCCGATCATCGCGGTGACGGCCAAGGCGATGCCGGAAGATCGACAGAAGTGCCTGGACGCCGGCCTGAACGATTTCGTGGCCAAGCCGGTGGACGAGGGGCGGCTGATGTCGACGATCCTGCACTGGGTGCGGCCGGATTGA
- a CDS encoding ATP-binding protein, which translates to MSTAPATTSILLVDDQPENLTALRAILADESYRLVTAASGKDALLRILSEDFAVILLDVRLPDIDGFEVASLVKQRERSRHTPIIFLTGATDDLAAIYRAYAVGGVDYLLKPLEPEVVQAKVAVFVELHRRGEQIKEQAELLRQAEQRRRDAEVEDLRRAAQARYQNLADAIPQCVFTAKLDGGIDYVSSRWLEYTGLAFEALRGWGWQAAVHPNDLNQFVSKWRRCLESGEPFQGECRLRSIHGAYRWHLCRAVPERDVWKRVVAWLGSFTDIDDGKRHEQERLHLLTRERAARAEAEAAVRRSEILAEASSSFSASLDEHSVATALVRVAAERICTWCVLDLREDGGARRLAAAHRARDGARFMDRFGPRELALTAEGVGAVLTTGRPDLRVECAPRDVAVALDIDDRAVIQEIGASSYLCVPLVTRGEVLGALSMVWVEPGERFEPPDFAVALDVAQRAALCLENARLLRMTREAVQIREDFVAVASHELRTPLSALVLQVQGLTRALHRADGGLPADQVLAKLSQAGGQIERLTRLIDTLLDVARINSGHLELSLDDVDLCDVAREVAGRLEAELERAGCTLDLDMPVTAVGRWDRLRIDQVITNLLMNAIKYGRGKPIQVRISVDGRSAVLQVADQGIGIAQEYIARIFGRFERAAPTSSYGGLGVGLYIVDQILRAHGGSIQVDSAPGMGARFQVALPLPPRAAGPSGPLGERPGSSLTGPAG; encoded by the coding sequence GTGTCTACCGCGCCCGCGACGACCAGCATTCTCCTAGTCGACGATCAGCCAGAGAACCTGACGGCGCTCAGGGCGATCCTGGCCGACGAGAGCTACCGCCTCGTGACCGCCGCGAGCGGGAAGGACGCGCTCCTCAGGATCCTGTCCGAGGATTTCGCGGTCATCCTGCTCGACGTGCGGCTGCCCGACATCGACGGCTTCGAGGTCGCCTCGCTCGTGAAGCAGCGGGAGCGGTCGCGCCACACGCCGATCATCTTCCTGACGGGGGCGACGGACGATCTCGCGGCCATTTACAGGGCGTACGCCGTGGGCGGCGTCGACTACCTCCTGAAGCCGCTCGAGCCGGAGGTCGTCCAGGCGAAGGTCGCCGTGTTCGTCGAGCTCCACCGGCGCGGCGAGCAGATCAAGGAGCAGGCGGAGCTCCTGCGCCAGGCCGAGCAGCGGCGGCGCGACGCCGAGGTCGAGGACCTCCGGCGCGCCGCGCAGGCGAGGTACCAGAACCTGGCCGACGCCATCCCGCAGTGCGTCTTCACGGCGAAGCTCGACGGCGGCATCGATTACGTGAGCTCGCGCTGGCTGGAGTACACGGGGCTCGCGTTCGAGGCGCTCCGCGGCTGGGGCTGGCAGGCCGCTGTACACCCGAACGATCTGAACCAGTTCGTCAGCAAGTGGCGGCGCTGCCTGGAGTCGGGCGAGCCCTTTCAGGGCGAGTGTCGCCTCAGGTCGATCCACGGCGCTTACCGGTGGCACCTGTGCCGGGCGGTGCCGGAGCGGGACGTCTGGAAGCGGGTGGTCGCCTGGCTCGGCAGCTTCACGGACATCGACGACGGCAAGCGCCACGAGCAGGAGCGCCTGCACCTCCTGACGCGCGAGCGGGCGGCCCGCGCGGAGGCCGAGGCCGCCGTGCGCCGCTCGGAGATCCTCGCGGAGGCGTCGAGCTCGTTCTCGGCGTCGCTCGACGAGCACAGCGTCGCGACGGCCCTCGTGCGCGTCGCCGCGGAGCGCATCTGCACCTGGTGCGTGCTCGACCTGCGGGAGGACGGCGGCGCGCGCAGGCTCGCGGCCGCTCATCGGGCCCGCGACGGGGCGCGGTTCATGGATCGGTTCGGCCCGAGGGAGCTCGCCTTGACCGCGGAGGGCGTCGGCGCGGTGCTCACGACCGGCCGCCCCGACCTGCGCGTCGAGTGCGCTCCGCGCGACGTCGCCGTGGCGCTCGACATCGACGATCGCGCCGTGATCCAGGAGATCGGCGCCAGCAGCTACCTGTGCGTGCCGCTCGTCACGCGCGGCGAGGTGCTCGGGGCGCTCAGCATGGTGTGGGTCGAGCCGGGCGAGCGCTTCGAGCCGCCCGACTTCGCGGTCGCCCTCGACGTCGCGCAGCGCGCGGCGCTCTGCCTCGAGAACGCCCGGCTGCTGCGGATGACGCGCGAAGCCGTGCAGATCCGCGAGGATTTCGTGGCGGTCGCCTCGCACGAGCTGAGGACGCCGCTCAGCGCGCTGGTGCTCCAGGTCCAGGGCCTCACGCGCGCCCTCCACCGGGCAGACGGCGGGCTGCCGGCGGATCAGGTGCTGGCGAAGCTCTCCCAGGCCGGCGGACAGATCGAGCGGCTCACGCGGCTCATCGACACGCTGCTCGACGTGGCGCGCATCAACAGCGGCCACCTCGAGCTCAGCCTCGATGACGTCGATCTGTGCGACGTGGCGCGCGAGGTGGCGGGCCGCCTCGAAGCCGAGCTGGAGCGGGCCGGCTGCACGCTCGATCTGGACATGCCGGTGACCGCGGTCGGCCGGTGGGACCGCCTGCGGATCGATCAGGTGATCACCAACCTGCTCATGAACGCCATCAAATACGGGCGGGGTAAGCCGATCCAGGTGCGCATCTCGGTGGATGGGCGGTCCGCGGTGCTCCAGGTGGCAGATCAGGGCATCGGGATCGCTCAGGAGTACATCGCCCGCATCTTCGGGCGCTTCGAGCGCGCGGCGCCGACCAGCTCGTATGGCGGGCTCGGTGTCGGCCTGTACATCGTGGACCAGATCCTGAGGGCTCACGGCGGCAGCATCCAGGTGGATAGCGCCCCGGGCATGGGGGCCAGATTCCAGGTGGCGTTGCCGCTCCCGCCCCGAGCGGCTGGTCCGTCCGGGCCCCTGGGCGAGCGCCCTGGATCGTCGTTGACCGGTCCCGCCGGCTGA
- a CDS encoding VWA domain-containing protein, with the protein MSARTPKKAPPPPSPAGATDDLTDGDRDALLRWRLALGPEAERVDPRLSLGGLGGAASALHVDPRRLGDLDKALSFIYDERAGNLGGSRPYVPEWLSAVREFFSHDIVALVQKDAIEKRGLTQLLFEPETLPFLEKNVELVATLMSAKGLIPDAARETARQIVREVVEEVRRALESEIRTAVLGALRRNTTSPLRVLRNLDWKRTIRKNLRGWDAEQRRLVPDKLYFWANQTRRHEWDVAILVDQSGSMGESVVYSSIMAAIFASLDVLRTRLLFFDTEVVDVTPMLVDPVDVLFTAQLGGGTDINRAVAYAQANFIERPEKTLFILITDLFEGGNAEELVARMRQLADSKVKSICLLALSDSGKPSYDHDMAQKLAALGTPCFGCTPKLLVKVVERLMRGQDLGPLLDAEAR; encoded by the coding sequence ATGAGCGCCCGCACCCCCAAGAAAGCCCCTCCGCCCCCCTCCCCTGCCGGCGCGACGGACGACCTCACCGACGGCGATCGCGACGCCCTCCTGCGCTGGCGGCTCGCGCTCGGGCCCGAGGCCGAGCGCGTCGATCCCCGCCTCTCCCTGGGCGGCCTCGGCGGCGCGGCGTCCGCGCTCCACGTCGACCCGCGGCGGCTCGGCGACCTCGACAAGGCCCTCTCGTTCATCTACGACGAGCGCGCCGGCAACCTGGGCGGCTCGCGGCCGTACGTCCCCGAGTGGCTCTCCGCGGTGCGCGAGTTCTTCAGCCACGACATCGTCGCGCTCGTCCAGAAGGATGCCATCGAGAAGCGAGGGCTGACGCAGCTCCTCTTCGAGCCCGAGACGCTGCCCTTCCTCGAGAAGAACGTCGAGCTCGTCGCCACGCTCATGAGCGCGAAGGGCCTTATCCCCGACGCCGCCCGGGAGACCGCCCGGCAGATCGTGCGTGAAGTCGTCGAGGAGGTGCGGCGCGCGCTGGAGTCCGAGATCCGCACCGCCGTCCTCGGCGCCCTGCGGCGGAACACGACGAGCCCGCTCCGCGTCCTCAGGAACCTCGACTGGAAGCGCACCATCCGCAAGAACCTCAGAGGATGGGACGCGGAGCAGCGCCGCCTCGTCCCGGACAAGCTCTATTTCTGGGCGAACCAGACGCGGAGACACGAGTGGGACGTCGCGATCCTCGTCGACCAGTCGGGCTCCATGGGCGAGAGCGTCGTCTACAGCTCCATCATGGCCGCGATCTTCGCGTCCCTCGACGTCCTCCGCACTCGGCTCCTCTTCTTCGATACCGAAGTCGTCGACGTGACTCCGATGCTCGTCGATCCGGTCGACGTGCTGTTCACGGCGCAGCTCGGCGGCGGCACCGACATCAACCGCGCGGTGGCCTACGCCCAGGCGAACTTCATCGAGCGCCCCGAGAAGACGCTGTTCATCCTGATCACCGACCTGTTCGAGGGCGGCAACGCCGAGGAGCTCGTCGCCCGCATGCGCCAGCTCGCCGACAGCAAGGTGAAGTCGATCTGCCTCCTCGCGCTGTCCGACAGCGGCAAACCCTCGTACGACCACGACATGGCGCAGAAGCTCGCTGCCCTCGGGACCCCCTGCTTCGGCTGCACCCCGAAGCTCCTCGTCAAGGTGGTAGAGCGGCTCATGCGAGGTCAGGACCTCGGCCCGCTGCTCGACGCCGAGGCGCGCTGA
- a CDS encoding AgmX/PglI C-terminal domain-containing protein — translation MKKLFSGLTMMVLASASAGCSFAVRNAEMYRDDTAALLETRRDEISACYDAELARNPRAQGKVTVAFTVLEDSGRITNVAVDPAGTTASDDVASCVVKSIDGLVLTPPDEKQGKGKFVWEFTVGAPKA, via the coding sequence ATGAAGAAGTTGTTTTCGGGTCTCACCATGATGGTTCTGGCGAGCGCGTCCGCGGGCTGCTCCTTCGCCGTGCGGAACGCCGAGATGTACCGCGACGATACGGCAGCGCTGCTCGAGACGAGGCGCGACGAGATCAGCGCTTGTTATGACGCAGAGCTCGCACGGAACCCCCGCGCGCAGGGCAAGGTCACCGTCGCTTTCACGGTGCTCGAGGACAGCGGCCGCATCACGAACGTCGCCGTCGATCCCGCCGGCACCACCGCGTCGGACGATGTGGCGAGCTGCGTCGTGAAGTCGATCGACGGGCTCGTCCTCACCCCGCCGGACGAGAAGCAAGGGAAAGGGAAGTTCGTCTGGGAGTTCACCGTCGGGGCTCCGAAGGCGTAG
- a CDS encoding OmpA family protein, which yields MNEFDDKRDVTSRPSPRWLVARRSARRATGLGPWVAAAALTAVGLGPIACGGVTTFEGGKALAVVGRPPAPPPPPAPPPERVVVTDDKIIINEKIQFEYDQATIRSESHSLLDEVVSTIKKHTHIKKIAIEGHASAEGSDDHNLKLSDRRAKAVMKYLVDHGIAAGMLTAKGFGKSKPIADNDTPEGREKNRRVEFNIVEQDTAQKTADAGK from the coding sequence ATGAATGAGTTCGACGATAAACGAGATGTGACGAGCCGCCCGAGCCCCCGCTGGCTCGTCGCACGGCGCAGCGCGCGGCGGGCCACGGGCCTCGGGCCCTGGGTCGCCGCTGCCGCGCTCACGGCGGTGGGCCTGGGCCCCATCGCCTGCGGCGGCGTCACCACGTTCGAAGGAGGGAAGGCGCTCGCCGTCGTGGGCCGGCCGCCCGCGCCGCCCCCGCCGCCCGCGCCCCCGCCGGAGCGCGTGGTCGTGACGGACGACAAGATCATCATCAACGAGAAGATCCAGTTCGAATACGACCAGGCGACGATCCGGTCGGAGTCACACAGCCTGCTGGACGAGGTCGTCAGCACGATCAAGAAGCACACGCACATCAAGAAGATCGCCATCGAGGGTCACGCGAGCGCCGAGGGATCGGACGACCATAACCTGAAGCTCTCGGATCGCCGCGCGAAAGCCGTGATGAAGTACCTCGTCGACCACGGGATCGCCGCCGGCATGCTCACCGCCAAGGGCTTCGGCAAGTCGAAGCCCATCGCGGACAACGACACCCCGGAGGGGCGCGAGAAGAACCGTCGCGTCGAGTTCAACATCGTCGAGCAAGACACCGCGCAGAAGACCGCGGACGCCGGCAAATGA
- a CDS encoding UPF0158 family protein, whose product MCTTTPESTAANRRIPVDWNALANAFDNTAEHIRYFLHLETGAVIRLVDGLTDPDTCARIEADPRCVRVEAIGAREQYGWLEAFIPTVDDLELQVTLLHSLQGRGSFRRFKAVLSGRPEQLRRWRVFRLAQIRASILAWFHTRGLIPASFEHAWPSESAEPRRSHAADSARRRLHAAASALAPGDLHALTSLAEFLRATRSGVPIPAVSSRGDAERPGGLGP is encoded by the coding sequence ATGTGCACCACCACGCCGGAGTCCACTGCTGCGAACCGGAGAATCCCTGTCGACTGGAACGCTCTCGCGAACGCCTTCGACAACACCGCTGAGCATATCCGCTATTTCCTTCACCTCGAGACAGGCGCCGTGATCCGGCTGGTCGATGGGCTCACCGACCCGGACACGTGCGCGCGCATCGAGGCGGATCCGCGCTGCGTGCGCGTCGAGGCGATCGGCGCGCGGGAGCAATACGGATGGCTGGAGGCGTTCATCCCGACGGTCGACGACCTCGAGCTCCAGGTGACGCTCCTGCATTCCCTCCAGGGCCGGGGATCGTTTCGGCGGTTCAAGGCCGTGCTCTCTGGCAGGCCAGAGCAGCTACGACGCTGGCGCGTCTTCCGGCTCGCACAAATCCGTGCCAGCATCCTCGCGTGGTTTCACACCCGCGGTCTGATACCGGCTTCGTTCGAGCATGCGTGGCCCAGCGAAAGCGCTGAGCCGAGGAGATCTCACGCCGCCGACTCGGCTCGCCGGCGGCTCCACGCGGCGGCGAGCGCCCTCGCGCCCGGCGATCTCCACGCGCTCACATCGCTCGCCGAGTTCCTGCGCGCGACGCGCTCCGGCGTGCCGATTCCCGCGGTTTCATCGAGGGGCGACGCAGAGCGCCCCGGTGGCCTGGGCCCGTGA
- a CDS encoding sigma-54-dependent transcriptional regulator, translating to MTGRVLIVDDERGVCELLDAGLKKRGFRTAWRTSAAEAFELLGVEDFDVVITDMTMRGMSGLDLCERIVENRPDLPVIVITAFGSLDTATSAIRAGAYDFVTKPFELEALRLTVERALRHRALREEVRRLRRAVADAHGYEQILSGSPVMRSVFDLLDRIADSDTSILITGESGTGKELVARAVHQRSRRSEGAFVAVNCAAVPDALLESELFGHARGAFTDAKGARSGLFARAHGGTLFLDEIGELPIGLQPKLLRALQERVVRPVGADEELPVDVRLIAATNRDLETAIEERRFREDLYYRINVVHVDLPPLRSRGADVLLLAQHFLEHFATVKARPIQGLSAPAAEKLMAYAWPGNVRELQNCIERAVALARYDHITVDDLPEKIRTYRRSHVLVSSDDPTELVPMEEVERRYILRVLEVVGGNKSQAAQILGFDRATLYRKLERYGMRGGRSSDPKP from the coding sequence ATGACAGGGCGCGTCCTGATCGTCGACGACGAGCGCGGCGTCTGCGAGCTCCTCGACGCCGGGCTCAAGAAGCGCGGGTTCCGGACGGCATGGCGGACGTCGGCCGCAGAGGCGTTCGAGCTCCTCGGCGTGGAGGATTTCGACGTCGTGATCACCGACATGACCATGCGCGGCATGAGCGGCCTCGACCTCTGCGAGCGGATCGTCGAGAACAGGCCCGATCTCCCGGTTATCGTCATCACCGCGTTCGGGAGCCTCGACACCGCCACGTCCGCCATCCGCGCCGGCGCGTACGACTTCGTGACCAAGCCGTTCGAGCTCGAGGCGCTCCGGCTCACCGTGGAGCGCGCCCTGCGCCACCGCGCCCTCCGCGAGGAGGTGCGCCGCCTGCGGCGCGCCGTGGCCGACGCCCACGGGTACGAGCAGATCCTCAGCGGCAGCCCGGTGATGAGGAGCGTATTCGATCTGCTCGATCGCATCGCCGACTCGGACACGTCGATCCTCATCACGGGAGAGAGCGGGACCGGCAAGGAGCTCGTCGCCCGCGCCGTGCACCAGCGCAGCCGGCGGAGCGAGGGCGCGTTCGTGGCGGTCAATTGCGCTGCGGTCCCGGACGCCCTCCTCGAGAGCGAGCTCTTCGGCCACGCGCGAGGCGCGTTCACCGACGCCAAGGGGGCCAGGAGCGGCCTGTTCGCGCGGGCCCACGGCGGGACCCTGTTCCTCGACGAGATCGGCGAGCTGCCGATCGGGCTCCAGCCGAAGCTCCTGCGCGCCCTCCAGGAGCGCGTCGTCCGGCCCGTCGGCGCCGACGAGGAGCTCCCGGTGGATGTCCGGCTCATCGCCGCGACGAACCGCGACCTCGAGACAGCGATCGAAGAGCGCCGTTTCCGCGAGGATCTCTACTACCGGATCAACGTGGTTCACGTCGACCTGCCGCCGCTCCGCTCCCGCGGCGCCGACGTGCTGCTGCTCGCGCAGCATTTCCTTGAGCACTTCGCGACCGTCAAGGCGAGGCCCATCCAGGGACTCTCGGCGCCCGCCGCGGAGAAGCTCATGGCCTATGCGTGGCCCGGCAACGTGCGCGAGCTCCAGAACTGCATCGAGAGGGCGGTCGCGCTCGCTCGGTACGATCACATCACCGTTGACGACCTGCCCGAGAAGATCCGGACCTACCGGCGCTCCCACGTCCTTGTCTCGAGCGACGACCCGACCGAGCTCGTCCCCATGGAGGAGGTCGAGCGGCGCTACATCCTGCGCGTCCTGGAGGTGGTCGGCGGCAACAAGAGCCAGGCGGCGCAGATCCTGGGCTTCGACCGGGCGACCCTCTATCGGAAGCTCGAGCGGTACGGCATGCGCGGAGGACGCTCGAGCGACCCGAAGCCGTGA